The Humulus lupulus chromosome 3, drHumLupu1.1, whole genome shotgun sequence genome window below encodes:
- the LOC133820987 gene encoding AT-hook motif nuclear-localized protein 25-like isoform X2, with the protein MDEYNNNEQQQQEPPPASSHRNLHRLFSTPELHLQQTILSNNHHHYSIDNSPESSKEDSPDIDPTGTASASTSSRRPRGRPPGSKNKPKPPIVITRDTPNALRSHVLEVSAGSDVVDSVSAYARRRGRGVYVLGGNGTVVNVTLRQPVSPVERVVSLHGRFKILLLSGTVLPPPAPPGSSGLSIFLSGGQGLLMGGDVVGPLVASGPVVLMAATFANAVFERLPLEEEESKPPPAGLTGVQGQQSMGSQSSGVTGGSHQPEQAAAGEGGVLFFGMGSAPPGSPGAGNFQFSGDLLGWGPGNTTASTTTILPRPPFY; encoded by the coding sequence ATGGACGAATACAACAACAATGAGCAACAGCAACAAGAACCGCCGCCTGCATCATCTCATCGAAACCTTCATCGTCTCTTCAGTACACCGGAGCTGCACCTCCAGCAAACAATCTTATCGAATAATCATCATCATTACAGCATTGATAATTCTCCAGAGTCGTCGAAGGAAGATTCTCCCGACATTGACCCGACAGGCACGGCTTCCGCTTCCACTTCTAGCCGCCGCCCGCGCGGCCGTCCTCCCGGCTCGAAAAACAAGCCCAAACCCCCAATCGTCATCACCCGAGACACCCCCAACGCCCTGCGGTCTCACGTCCTTGAAGTCTCGGCCGGTTCCGATGTGGTCGACAGCGTTTCTGCATACGCCCGCCGGAGGGGTAGAGGAGTCTATGTGCTTGGAGGAAACGGAACCGTCGTCAATGTAACACTGCGGCAGCCGGTTTCCCCCGTAGAAAGAGTCGTCAGTCTACATGGCCGTTTTAAGATCCTCTTGCTATCCGGGACGGTGCTTCCGCCACCAGCACCGCCTGGGTCTAGTGGATTGTCAATATTCTTGTCGGGTGGGCAAGGACTATTAATGGGTGGGGATGTGGTGGGGCCGTTGGTGGCTTCTGGGCCGGTGGTGCTGATGGCGGCCACGTTTGCCAACGCTGTTTTTGAAAGGCTGCCGCTTGAGGAGGAGGAAAGTAAACCTCCTCCGGCGGGGTTGACGGGTGTACAAGGGCAGCAATCGATGGGATCCCAGTCTTCGGGTGTTACTGGAGGTAGTCATCAACCCGAGCAAGCTGCGGCGGGGGAGGGCGGTGTTTTGTTTTTTGGAATGGGCTCAGCACCACCAGGATCACCAGGGGCTGGGAATTTTCAATTTTCGGGAGATTTGTTGGGTTGGGGACCAGGTAACACAACAGcaagtactactactattctTCCAAGACCTCCATTTTACTAG
- the LOC133820987 gene encoding AT-hook motif nuclear-localized protein 25-like isoform X1, whose translation MGQRNYKFDKVANNKWWERVDVATMDEYNNNEQQQQEPPPASSHRNLHRLFSTPELHLQQTILSNNHHHYSIDNSPESSKEDSPDIDPTGTASASTSSRRPRGRPPGSKNKPKPPIVITRDTPNALRSHVLEVSAGSDVVDSVSAYARRRGRGVYVLGGNGTVVNVTLRQPVSPVERVVSLHGRFKILLLSGTVLPPPAPPGSSGLSIFLSGGQGLLMGGDVVGPLVASGPVVLMAATFANAVFERLPLEEEESKPPPAGLTGVQGQQSMGSQSSGVTGGSHQPEQAAAGEGGVLFFGMGSAPPGSPGAGNFQFSGDLLGWGPGNTTASTTTILPRPPFY comes from the exons ATGGGTCAGAGGAACTACAAGTTTGAC AAAGTGGCAAATAACAAGTGGTGGGAAAGAGTAGATGTGGCCACCATGGACGAATACAACAACAATGAGCAACAGCAACAAGAACCGCCGCCTGCATCATCTCATCGAAACCTTCATCGTCTCTTCAGTACACCGGAGCTGCACCTCCAGCAAACAATCTTATCGAATAATCATCATCATTACAGCATTGATAATTCTCCAGAGTCGTCGAAGGAAGATTCTCCCGACATTGACCCGACAGGCACGGCTTCCGCTTCCACTTCTAGCCGCCGCCCGCGCGGCCGTCCTCCCGGCTCGAAAAACAAGCCCAAACCCCCAATCGTCATCACCCGAGACACCCCCAACGCCCTGCGGTCTCACGTCCTTGAAGTCTCGGCCGGTTCCGATGTGGTCGACAGCGTTTCTGCATACGCCCGCCGGAGGGGTAGAGGAGTCTATGTGCTTGGAGGAAACGGAACCGTCGTCAATGTAACACTGCGGCAGCCGGTTTCCCCCGTAGAAAGAGTCGTCAGTCTACATGGCCGTTTTAAGATCCTCTTGCTATCCGGGACGGTGCTTCCGCCACCAGCACCGCCTGGGTCTAGTGGATTGTCAATATTCTTGTCGGGTGGGCAAGGACTATTAATGGGTGGGGATGTGGTGGGGCCGTTGGTGGCTTCTGGGCCGGTGGTGCTGATGGCGGCCACGTTTGCCAACGCTGTTTTTGAAAGGCTGCCGCTTGAGGAGGAGGAAAGTAAACCTCCTCCGGCGGGGTTGACGGGTGTACAAGGGCAGCAATCGATGGGATCCCAGTCTTCGGGTGTTACTGGAGGTAGTCATCAACCCGAGCAAGCTGCGGCGGGGGAGGGCGGTGTTTTGTTTTTTGGAATGGGCTCAGCACCACCAGGATCACCAGGGGCTGGGAATTTTCAATTTTCGGGAGATTTGTTGGGTTGGGGACCAGGTAACACAACAGcaagtactactactattctTCCAAGACCTCCATTTTACTAG